CCTGGACACATACGCTTCGCTCCTTCTGGCAAAGGTCCTGCTACTGTCTTGCCTTTTTTCGAATTGTGTTTTAATcatgaatagatttcttaataTCTAAGCAATTTCCAAGAATGTTTATGATACATATAGGTACTGGTTTTTATAGTTAGCTCCTTGGTATGAATACGATCCCCAAGGTTCAATAAATGCATAAGAGAAAGGATAGAGTTGATGGGTGTAAAAATGTATGTAACTTTGCAACATAGGTTGAAGATTTATGAAATAGTGGAATCCTTGTATTTGCTGGGGTAAAACAACAATGACCACTTAGGGCTTGTTCAGTATCACTATTTAGATTTTAGTGACTGCGAAAACTAATACAAAAGTACTATAAAACAGTGACCATTTGAAACTGTCTGGGACCATTTGTGAAGTAGTGGTGGTTCACTATAATTTCTGTAACTTGAGATCCAAAATCTATTGTAGTACGACTAGACGACTAGTACTAACTATCTGATTTAAGGGAGTGCTTTGAAAAGCAGTCTGTCTCCTTTGTTCTGTATCCTTAATGCATGTAACAATTTGTTTTTGAGAGCTTTTCTTTCTTTGTTTAATCAATTGTCTGAGCTTGCCTCTTCTTTATAAATAGCATCCATCAGTTATAGGGTTTATTCTGGACTTCTGGGTACCCCTGACCTATGCCACCTGTAGGCAGGATGGTAGCTGTAAAAAACTAGTATCATGGTAATAATTGCCTTTTCTGCATTTTCTTGACAGTTATAGTTTTCCTGGCTTACAAAAATATGATTTGGTTGCAGCAAATGATGCTCAAAATGTTCAAGAAGCAAGTGGGTGGGATGTTCAGTCAGCCCAAAAAAGTTCGTTGGAAGATGACACTATCCAGAAAAATGATAGCAATgttaacaaaaataaagcagCAATGGTATGTTGTGCAATTATTTGATTCTTATTTACTTTACTTCTCAGTCTCTTTGTATTGCAGGTACTTATTTCAGATCATTTAGATGGTCTTTACTACTACTACCACCGCTACTACCACTGCTACTACTACTGCTACTACTACTAACTACTGCTAGCATGAGAAGAAAATTCCAATAGGATTGTTTTTGAACATTTTCAAGAGCTTATGATGATTCATGTCATGATAGACTTACAGTTGTTAATTGAGCTACAGCGGAACTTTGTGTTATTATTTGATTGCAGTTTATAATTATAGGTAAGCTACAGGATAGAGGTACATTTGAGGATATCATAGTTATTGATACTGTCCTGATGAAAGGTGTAGTTTTGTTGTTAATTTTAAGTGTGTCCACCTGTGTTTTGTGTCGTATTGTTGGATGCTGTTTGGTATTTTTTTTGCGAAGCAATACAATATCGTCACTGTTACGTAAGTAGTTAATGTACAACAAGTCACACGATCGGATTAGGGACTTTTAAGATATCGTTCCTTCTCTTTCGGTTCAGCCAGTTTTATCATACAATTTTACCGATCTCTTTGCCAAATATGTATTTGTTATTGATATGATAATTTGAGGTAATGTGTGTCTGATATGAGCAAAATAAGAGTAATCTATTAGTTTCTTTCAGTCTGAAAGATGTTGCAATGATTATATGATTTCATCTTGTTGCAGTTTCTGTGCTTCCATGAATTTTGTTGGTGGTTTGGTGCAAATTTTAATATTATAAGTGATGAATGAACATTGTTACCCCCTTTCTCCTCGACAAGATTGTTTTGACAATATGGAGACATATTCAGGAACCGTATTGCTGGAATGGAATCACAAACAAAAAACAAGGTCAGAAATGGGGCAAGGAAAACCAGTCAACCTCTTGGAAGGAAAACAGAGATTATAACAGCAATGCTTCTAGTTCAAGGGCTGTCAGAAACCATCCATACCCCTCCTTGAAGGAACCAAGAGATAACACATGGGCTTCTAGAAAACAGCGGGCTAAAAGTGCTTCTGCAGTATTTGAGAAGCTTCCGCCTCTAACTGACTTGCCGGaggtttgtttcttttttaccCTTCTGCATTATCTAGTTCCTTGTGATATCACTATATAGTATCCATTTTATGATTTCtggtttgtttcttttttaccCTTCTGCATTATCTAGTTCCTTGTGATATCACTATATAGTATCCATTTTATGATTCCTGTAAAAACAAAGTACTCCTGCATGGGCTGCATCCAAAATTATCTACAGTAACCAGTTTATGACAATCTTTCTTGCCACAACTATGaccttttatttattataaatgCGTAGTACCTTATTAATTTATTGTCATACCCATTAAAAAGTTTAAGTTAATTTAATATTCAATTTTTCTCTACTAATATTATGGGAAGAATGTTAggtcaaaactcaaaagtttTACAGAAATTGCAGAAGAGGTTAAGTTTTGAACTGAGGGGGTATCTACTATTCTACTGTACTACATTATTTTGCATTTCTGAAAACAAATACTAATGCTGATAATAATGATTGCTTGTAGACCTGttaattttttgtttactttCTCATTTCCATTTATGTGTACAGTTAAAGTTTCAACATGACTATGGAGTATGGACTATGGACTTACCTGTTGAGTGTTGAACTTTTTCTATGAGTATTCGTAAGATGTATAGGATGAGCAATGGTTGAAGATTTTGATACTCTTGTTACAAGATACGTGATTAAGTAACAAATACTTGTTATGCCTTCTGATTTTTGAGTTTTACTGCTTTCACATGACAGGTAGGCGACGTCATTGTGTATCGTTTATTGGAGCTGTCATCAACTTGGACACCAGAGTTGACTTCATTCCGAGTAGGAGTCGTCCAAGTTTTATTTTAGCAATTCCCTTCTACTTATTCATGTCATTTTCTGACAAGTGCAATCAATTTCTGAACTATCATTTGATTTTTTAGGTAGGGAAAGTTACATGCTTTGATCAAGAGTCGAATAAAATCAAGATGGTTCCAGAACCAGAATACCCACTTAATCTTGAAAAGAAGGCatatggtgatgatgatgaggacggTGACTCTGGACAACCTCCACAGCCTTCTGTCTATAATGAAGATGGATCCTTAGAGGTATGAACTTTGCGGTTAAAATTATGACAGGGTTCTGTAGTAATATTTTGCTGGAGTTTTATGTAACATAGTAGCATAGGACTTTTATAGGGTTTCTGATAAAACCCAATAATTTGACCCGCCCCGCTATTGACCCTCACCGACCCGCCCCGACCCTCCCAATAACCAGGCCTAATCAAAAAATTGATTTCTACTCGATTCTACTCACTGGCGTTGAAAGAAATTGATTACTCTTCCCGCCTTCCACCTTGTTTTATTTTCCTAATTCATAATTGGATATTTATCTGCCATGACGGGTGATGTTTTGCTATCGCCGTATATTTTTATTCATGGCATTGAGACCATATCAGCTTCTTAATCTCATATTCACCATTGTTAGTTCAGTGTAAATGTGTACTCGGGGAACTTTATCTTGCAATAAGATGCTATCTTTCTGATGGGGAATACTAAaactattttttatattttgcaGATAGATTTCCCTTCCCTTGTTGATGTACGTATTCTGAAGCTTGGTGAGCCGAGTCGATCTGCAGCAACTGGAGTCCctgcagcagcagcagctaatGGTACCTCTGCCCTTTCAGAAGTGAGCAACACCAACCAAAAAGACGGAAATAAGAATGGTGCATCAGATACTGGCAATCAAGAACTACAAACACCTGCTACTGGTACGCTTGTTCAACTTTTGGATGGTTTGGTCTATATTTTTGTGTGGATTGATTGATTATTAGGGTCATGAAAATTAAGTATAGAACATCGATTATATTAGATGGCGTGATTTTTGACAGAAAACGGGAATCGAGATGTGTGGGAAGAGATAAGTGATGCCTTTGCTGCAAAGAAAGCACAGCTTGCTCAAACAGATAGCTGGAACAAGAAAGAGACTTCTTCGGCTAAGAAGTCATGGTCCTACAAAACATTAAGAGGCAGTGCAATCGGCCCTACCATGGCAAGGTTAAGAGCACAAAATGGTGCATGAACCCATGCAATACTCACCATCAATTTTGAAACCCCAGCCTCGAACAATGAGCATTGAACCTCTGGTCATGCCACATTATTTTCGTTCTTTTTTCAGGCATGTTATGTATAGCCTCTTTGCACCGGTCAGTTATGCCTGTTTTGGGTTACATGCTTAAATTTCGAGGTTGTTATGTTTCCCTCGGTGCAATCTACGACCAAACTTGCATCAATGTTATGTACAGCTAACAGACTTTGGGTAGAACACTACTTTTGAATTTATGCCTTATCTTGTTTAGTTTATTATGTAATCCATCCTCCTTTTGATATCATTAATATATCTAAACGTTGAGTTAATCCCGATTTTAAGGGTTGtcgaaatattccaaattcttTCGCAATGTAGTTTTATTTTGTCAAGAGattggtaatttaatttaaattttagcCAAAGTTGGTATATTTCTATGAACTTCTCCTTGAACTTTTTATTGTTGATCTTCGAAACATATGGAAGCTCTTCACCTATAGCGACCATTGAAACGACAACAAACCATTTGGAACAGAGAATAGGTTCTGAGTACAACTGATGTTACCTGCTATATTACTATAAAGATTCTCTTACAATTTGAAAATACAATTACCTTATGCTGTAATTTTACATACCTactaaagcaaaaaaaaaaaggttttctTATTGTACGCTTTGGCTCTAATTTGCTGGTTCATTTCAGTGTACACGTAGGCGTATATCTTATGtacatatacatatacatatatatagacCAATATAATTAGGAGCAATATATTTAGATTTCCCCTAACATAACATCTCACAAGCAGATAGTTGGTCTTGGCAACTGCCCGGGATGCCCAAACTTCTATTATCCCGCTTTTGGCGAAGCAGGAGCTCCCACTTAATTTGAGCTCAGATGTTCTTTGAAAATTTCCTTGTCTCCACTTTCTCTACTGATCTGCATCAACCAACGACAAAAATTAAGTCACAAACATCACTGTCGAAACTGAAAAATAAACCGGGAATAATTCTTCACTTCCTAAGAAATAAAATTTCCTATGCATTAGAATGTCAACCAAATTAGCCCTAATGTTTGATGTAGACTAAACGAGCAGAAGTTCAATCAGCAATTTAACAAAAGTGCTTATAGTCCAAGATTGCTGGTAAGTGGTAAAGTTCAGTTTCTAAATTAGTAAACAACGGTACGTCTCTCAACCACCCTCATTTAACTAGATTGCAAGTCTCTAACTACCCCAAATTTAATCATGTGGTCAATGAATGAAATCTTCAAACATAAGGTTCCTAATGAGGATTATTAGCTTAATTTTAAGATCACCTTGGCTTATTAAAATTCCCATTGATGCTTGTACTTAAAAACATGTCGAAGAATATATTCGTAGCTTTTCTATATTTTAGTATGGGACATATCCTTCTTTATCAAGACCAAGGGCTAGTTTGGTTGACATTCTAGCATGGGAAGTTTTATTTCCTAGGAAGTGAAGAGCAAAgaggttgtttggttgacatgagcATAGGAAGTTTCTTCCTAGCAAGTTCTACTTCCCCAAAATGGGGGGAAGTTGCTTACCTAGTCCCCCCAGGTAAGTAGAACTTCCCATGGGAATTCAAAGTTTCTTTGCTCAACCAAACAAGAGTACTCAATGCCTAGGAAGTTAAAACACATGAGAATTGCAAATACAGGGGAAATATAACTTCCCAAGTGCAACCAAACATCACCCAAGTATAACAAGGAAGAACCAGTATTCATGTAATCATTAGCATTTTCTCACCCATCATCCACAAATCTTTTCTTCGCTTTCTTTTTGCAATATATAAACTAAAAATATActtcctaaatttttttttaattgcaccatctgagatttcacgcttgccaatgcactattttaaccactaatatctctcattatacattttgaaaaattataaaaatttgataatttgaaagtatatttcgagacgaatctaacaatatctcacatgaatatagttttccttacatataaattacaaaaaataactatataagaatatgtgaatagtgctaaaaccaagatggtgcaattattaaaaaatggaggaagtatataagaGTACAAACATGCAACTCTATAAAATTTTATGGAATCTAACCAGTTTGCAATATATCACAAATGTATTAAGAAAAGTAAATCAGGTAAAAATTCATTGGATAAAATAAATtgtaaacaaaatcaaaatcatttaCCTGCATCCGACATCAGCTCATCTGTTTTTACTTCACCGGACTCCCCATGTTTTAGCTCCATATTCACAATTTCACTTTTTATCTCCTCACCCAAGTCAGGAAGAGAAAAGGACCATGATCTAACTAAGGTATTGGTGACACGAGCTGGAACTGAATCAGCTGTCGGCAATAGCATCAATGTCGGTGGATAACTGCCCCGGCGTTCGGCAATCGAAGGAGAAGTTCCTTTACAATAACAAAAATTCAACGATTTCCAGCCATTTAGAGCAGAAAATGCATCCATACATGCTTTTGAATCCTCTTTCTTCTTAAGTAGGCAATCAGTTTCGCTGGAAGCTGAATTCCTAGTACACAAATGATCAGAAAATTCCAATCCTGAAGGTGAAGGTTGTGAAGAAAAGTTCGATGAGTCTGACCAGTTTGACGATGAGGGCGAAAAGGTAAAAGGGTTTGAATAGTCTGAAGTTGAAGGGGAAAGTGAAGGAGACTTGGAATTGAATGTTGGACTGTTGGCTGGATAAGGAGAGAAAGAGTCTGGTGAGCTACAAGAACTAGTCTGTCCAAATTCTTCACCAACAGTAACACCATCTGTATCAGGTAAGATAGAATATGATGAACTATGTTTAAGGGTAGACTGCAATAATAAGTGGGCAGTTGGGGAAACAGGTTCTTCTGCATCATGTTGAGAATCAGTTTCACTTTCATGAATAGATCGAGTATTCTGACAAGATATAGGTGATAAGAGAAATCCCTTCATAATACCATTCGCGAATTTCTTCCTCAATCTTCCCCATCCATTTTCCCGAGCAGGAAGATGAGTTTCAGCCGTTGAGCCTGACGATGTAAAAGGGGGAACAACACCACCAGCAAGTGCCTTGTGAAAGATCTCAAAATCCTGATCATATTCATTAACTTTCCTGTTCCTAATATCACTATTAGCCATTTCCTCATCAACTTCACCACTGCACAAAGTCCTATCCTCTATAATCTCGATCTCTCCACTACAAAGAGTATCCAAAAACTCAGATGGCTCTTCACCCTCCTTTATCGGCAAAAGAGGCCCTTGTGCCCTCTCGTATTTCACAACCTGTTGAGCAGCCACCCTCGCATTATTCGACATCACCGAACTACAATACTCTCCAATCCAGATAAATATGGCTGAAGGAACGTGAACAATAAACGCACCACGGGAATCGAGGTTAAGTTTACTAGGATGGTGCACCAATTTGGGTACAAGATGGAGGGGAGCATAAGGAGAATGTGGGGCCATCCTGTACATCCTTAAAATAGAATTAGGACTAATCGGCATAGCATGAACTCTCTTCTGACATTGAAGAAGTTGACAAGCAAACCCCATGTTAGGATTAGTTACTCCTCTAGCTGCCTTCACATACTGGAATGCATCCTCAAAGCTTTGCCCTTCTTTCCACATAAGGTATGCAATTACCAGGGAAGTAGATCGAGACACCCCTTGACAACAATGGACCAAAACCCGCCCACCTTGTTCCCTAACATCCTCAAAATAATCAAACACATCATATAAGATACTTGTTATATCCTCTGATGGCCTGTCCTGCAACCAAAGTGTCTTGTACACAAGATCACCCTTGAAAAACTCGGGGCAAACAAACCCGACACAATTCAGCACATGGGTTATCCTATTTTGCCTCAAAATATCTCGATTTTTAGCCACTGCTTCACTTCCCAAGTATATATGTTCCACTATCCTTGAACATTCTTTCTCATAGAATGCAAGCCTATCTTTATTGGATTCAAACTCTCTACCGGGTTCATCAATTTTCAAGCTCCCACTCGGTTTTACACCCAACCCACATCCAATTCTACCTCCAGGGGTTGAAGGTTGAGGCCAAACCCCCAGATCATCTGATCCAGCCTTAGGCCACTCCTCTACATTTCGTCTGGAAATCGAAAGGGGTTGAAGAGGCGGTAAGCAAGACCGAGCTTTGTTGCTCGGTTGAGCTCGGGGGTAACTAGGGTTAGGCTTATTAGGTGATCTATCAGACCATGAAACTGACCTAAGATAAGTTTTCCGGGCATTAGCTTGCCTTTCTTCATCCCCAGGTCCTAACATCTAATTAATCCCCTTCCTAAAAAGAAATTCAGACTAATTGATACAACCCATTACAGGATTCTTCCTAGAAAGGACATAGAAAAACTGGGTCCAAGCATAAATAGCTCAGAACTGAAtctttatttgtttaatttgggggaaaaattataaaaaaattgccCACCTTTTTCTAACCTAAAACCCTAGACCAAGGAATTCCTGAATTCAAAAGAGGAAAAATCAAATTCAGACATGGAAAACGACCCAGTAAAAGGCAGATTAAAAAGGCATTGAACGAGTAATAATTCAAATTCAACATTAATTATAGTACCAAGTGTAGACGAAAATGTTGAAGAAAGACTTACTTGCAAACAAGTCTATGAAGAATCTGATGGAAGAAAGTGACGTTTTAGGTAAGATGATGCTATGGGAATTGAATTGAATGGTTTTCTCTCTTTTGTTTTAGTTTATAATTATACCCAAATATAAAAACCCAGACGCGCAGAAATGTTGAAGAAAAGCCATTCAAAGTTGAAAGGTTTTGAAGGGTGAGATTGTGAGAACCTTATTAGAGAAGGGAGGATCCAACTCTCCAAGCGTAAGATTGAAAATGACGTGGCAGAGGTGTCAATCGAGTCGTTCGGGTTCATTGTGCATCGTGTTTGACTTATTTCATTGTTTATACATTCGGTTGTGACCCTGTTTAGTTATGAAATATTATTGGTCATAGAATTACAATTACGGGTTATATTAGATGGTttgactaattgatttcattatcATCTTGACTACTCCGTAGCGGGTCGTGTAATTGTTAATCCGTAAATGTTTTAGTTACAAAATACGAAGAATTATAAAGACGTTCAAACTCCTCGTATAAACTTTTATGAAAAAAGCTTTTGGACCTAAAAAGTACAAGTACTTTCAAACAACTTCAAATCAACATCTTGTTAAAAACTTTGTTTACTCCAAGaagctcctaaccaaacacgCCTATGTTCTGCATCAAGTCGGTTGCATAATacgaaataataataaaataaacacCTTATTAtgtactcccttcgtatttatttaagagatacacttggtcggacacgggtattaagaagagaattgaatgaaataaaataataaagcaagtgaaATTGTTTagaatattttaataagtaaacaagtggggaccatgtcattttgtaGGGTGGGAgttggggtgggtttatgaaattatttgtttgatAGAATGGTGAGTCATTAGGTAAATtaaatgtattatttaattagatggtgagattgataagttactaaaaatggcaagtgtatctcttaaataaatacgtccggaaaagacaagtgtatcccttaaataaatacgggggAGTATACGAGTTATGAGTTTCGCGCTTTTTTTTAGGGTAAAAttagttcattaataaaataaaataaaaaagtcaTACAACATCTACAATAGAAATCAAAATTAACAAATACATACCAATTTGGATCAAATGAAATTATAATCCGGCAAAACTACGATCGTTGTAGATGAGATCTGCCAATGATGAATACCCTCTTTCAACGAGGGGATCTTTCGATATATTGTAGTTTTGAGATTgaaataaattcaattcaattcaattgaaTGTAGACGTAGAACTGACATCTGTTATAACACCGCACAAATTTTCATGAATAAATCAACTTTTCTTACGTTTGATAAGTTGGATACGAGTCAGTTTTATCAAATCTATAAAACAAAACGAGGTAGTGCTATATTTTGTTGACTGCCAAACTTCCAAGAAAGTGAGCAAGTGTGCAAGTGTGTGTGGAGGTGTTTATTAATCAAACCAACGTATTTGGAGAATGAAAACAAAATAAACGTATTTTAGGGGTGGTTGGTTGGATAAATAAGTTTGTTGTTTGAACATTAATTTGACTGGTCAACTTTCAACATCTTCCATCTGACGTTGCTTTTGATATTTTGATTCGAATTGAAGCCGCACGTTCgttctccatttttttttataaccaTGATTTAATTTGTGAATTAGATCTTTCCctcacaaaaaataaaaaataactgTGAATTAGATCCCATACAGGCGTACACCAAAgagattcaaaaaaaaaaaaaaaagtccgaTATTAGCCCCACTCGAAATAACTTATTTTGAacttaaaatattttttataaaaataacgtTCGAATTTTGGTATGATATTGTATTGATTACTTAAATTGAATGACTAATcattctaattaaattgaattaaaaatttaatcATATTTGATCTGAATGAAATGTTTGTAATTTACTATAATTTTTCCATCTAAAAATATTATACCATGAGAGAATGCATAGATTTTAAGAAATTAGGTAAAATATGAGAATGGATTTTAGAAATTAGGTAAAATATGAGAATAGATTATGAAACTCATGAATTAACACACCCAAGTGGTCAAGTGGATAAGGGACTTGCCACTTACAAGTGGCTAGTAAAGAAATACTTTGTACTATGATAGGGAGTATTAGGTATTTAGGTATTTATAGTGACATAATAGT
This sequence is a window from Spinacia oleracea cultivar Varoflay chromosome 1, BTI_SOV_V1, whole genome shotgun sequence. Protein-coding genes within it:
- the LOC110793405 gene encoding protein-tyrosine-phosphatase MKP1 → MLGPGDEERQANARKTYLRSVSWSDRSPNKPNPSYPRAQPSNKARSCLPPLQPLSISRRNVEEWPKAGSDDLGVWPQPSTPGGRIGCGLGVKPSGSLKIDEPGREFESNKDRLAFYEKECSRIVEHIYLGSEAVAKNRDILRQNRITHVLNCVGFVCPEFFKGDLVYKTLWLQDRPSEDITSILYDVFDYFEDVREQGGRVLVHCCQGVSRSTSLVIAYLMWKEGQSFEDAFQYVKAARGVTNPNMGFACQLLQCQKRVHAMPISPNSILRMYRMAPHSPYAPLHLVPKLVHHPSKLNLDSRGAFIVHVPSAIFIWIGEYCSSVMSNNARVAAQQVVKYERAQGPLLPIKEGEEPSEFLDTLCSGEIEIIEDRTLCSGEVDEEMANSDIRNRKVNEYDQDFEIFHKALAGGVVPPFTSSGSTAETHLPARENGWGRLRKKFANGIMKGFLLSPISCQNTRSIHESETDSQHDAEEPVSPTAHLLLQSTLKHSSSYSILPDTDGVTVGEEFGQTSSCSSPDSFSPYPANSPTFNSKSPSLSPSTSDYSNPFTFSPSSSNWSDSSNFSSQPSPSGLEFSDHLCTRNSASSETDCLLKKKEDSKACMDAFSALNGWKSLNFCYCKGTSPSIAERRGSYPPTLMLLPTADSVPARVTNTLVRSWSFSLPDLGEEIKSEIVNMELKHGESGEVKTDELMSDADQ
- the LOC110793416 gene encoding coilin, whose protein sequence is MEATQRRLRINFQDRLILSKTQKKNGLKHSWVLLKPQFQTISDVVSYLLHSFDLFDSCPNGIILSMDGFALPPFESTAILKDKDVISVKRKGTGMCDATKSIEGARHFIEDEIVEKRPLPSGVRLLANEEFDKETGGYQSDINKDEEAEEPVRIVQGRDVASKKRKASGHIESSKKKRRLQVTPESVQKKDVDQAIKTPKKKRKLAVGRKHDGTVDCTKNSEPASKSNELEEKNEETIHASGVPDKAKKACRSSRRKKLQRKWKRVEGVKINMDEGEKQPTDSGSKKDPGANIEQLAEEDSDVDGDLVPVEIRPGHIRFAPSGKANDAQNVQEASGWDVQSAQKSSLEDDTIQKNDSNVNKNKAAMEPYCWNGITNKKQGQKWGKENQSTSWKENRDYNSNASSSRAVRNHPYPSLKEPRDNTWASRKQRAKSASAVFEKLPPLTDLPEVGDVIVYRLLELSSTWTPELTSFRVGKVTCFDQESNKIKMVPEPEYPLNLEKKAYGDDDEDGDSGQPPQPSVYNEDGSLEIDFPSLVDVRILKLGEPSRSAATGVPAAAAANGTSALSEVSNTNQKDGNKNGASDTGNQELQTPATENGNRDVWEEISDAFAAKKAQLAQTDSWNKKETSSAKKSWSYKTLRGSAIGPTMARLRAQNGA